The genomic region GACTGATGGCAAAATCGGCCTGCGCCTGAACAAGATCGGACCTGGCCTTTGCCAGATCACGCTCCGTCTGGGTGACCGCAACCGTTGTTCCCGTACCTACCCGAAACTGGGTCTCTGTGAGATCAAGGTTCTGCATCGCCTGCTCAACAAGCGTTTGGGCATCCCGAATTTTCTGTTCCGCCGTTTTCAGGGTGAACAGGTCCGAAAGAACAGACTGGATGACTCCCTGGCGAAGATCCTCCCGCTGGAAACGGACCTGTTTGAGCTGAGCCCGGGACTGTCTCACCTGCTGGACATTCAAAAATCCGTTAAAAATCGGAATCGTCACAGTCGTGGCAACCGACCAGTTGTAGACCAGAGGAAAAAATTCACTGTCCAGACTGTACGCACCGACTGTCTGGACAGTCGGCATAAACTGTGCCTGATTGAATCGAACGGCCTGTTTCTGGGCAATGGTCTGCTGATCCAGTTGCTTCAGGTCCGGGCGATGGGAAATCGCGATGGCGACAACCTGTTCCGGGGTATAGGGGATGGAAAGCTCCGGGTGATAAGGGGCGACCCGATAAGGGGAATGGCCGATCACTCCCATCGCCCTGTTCAAGGCCAATTCGTCCACATGAAACTGATTCTTGTCCTGGACCTGGGTGAGAACCATGTTGGACAAGTTCACCCGGGCATTCAGAACGTCGTAAGCATTCGCCACCCCGTCATTATAACGCGCCTGGGCCACACGGAGCTGCAATCGGTAATCCGCCAGGGTGAGACGGTCAACATCCAGGAGTTCCTGGTCTTTCAAGACACTAAAATAAGCTTTTTCGACACCAAAAATGACATCTGTGACCGTTTTGGCGGCTCCCTGATGGGAGGCCTTGTAAAGCGCCCTGTTCTGGGCAACCTGGGAGCTTCTGCGGCCGAAAGCGAAAAGCGTCTGGGTCAACGTCAAGGACGCCTGATAAAAATCATAAGAAACCGGAGATTCGGGAATTGTAAAGGGAAAGCCTGGCTGGGGCCCAAAATTTCCCGTTTCTCGGGTATAGGCGGAACTTCCGGCTAGCGTGGGATAGTACTGACTTTGCGCGATTCCGATTCCAGCCTTGGCGCTCGTCACACCCGCTTTGGCCGCGCCCAGTTGGGGCTGGCTTCTGAGAGCAATGGAAAGCGCATTCGGCAGTGTCAGCACATATCCTCCGGAGGGCTCTTCCTTTCCAACGATCTGGCTCGAACTGTCTTCAGAACCAGAAGAAACGGCCAGTGTTGATAGAGGGTCCGGAGTTGCTGTTCCCGAAGAGAGAATCATGAAAAAGAGGGAGTTGACAAGAAGAACAAGAATAAAAGGGAATACCTTCATTCCCTGCCTTCTCCGACGGAACGGATGATCATTGTATCCCGGGTCTTTCATTTCACCTTTATCCGCACCGCATAAAGTTTACCTTTACTCATTGATAAAAATTATTATACAATTTAAAAACAAATTCAGTGGAAAGATTTACTTTTACCTTTGTCTCCATTTACTTCAGAACAGACAGATACTGGAGCATCAAATGACTCTATCCCAAATCCAGACTTTTATCGTCGTCAGTCAGACGCTTAACTTTACCCTGGCTGCCCAGGAGCTCGGTATCACGCAACCGGCCATCAGCACCCAGATCCAGCTTCTCGAAGAAGAGCTCAAGACAAAGTTGTTTAACAGGGTTGGACGTCGCGTCTATCTGAGCCAATCCGGACTGCTTTTTCTGGAGCACGCCCGCCAGGTTCTCGAAAAAGTCGCATCCACAACAGAAGCTGTGACCCGGTTCAGACCCGTTATCAAAACGGATCCCCTGAATCTAGGGATCGGCTTTGGCACAGGATTCAAAGATGACGGACCTTTTCTGAATTATCTAAGGGGAACATATAAAAATGCTACTGTCCAGTCCCATCAGGCTCTTGACACAGATCTTGTCCAGGGACTTGAGGATCGGTCGATCGACATCGCAATCACGCAAATCCCGGACGAGTCCTCCCATCTGGATGTATGGTCAGACAAATTCGAACTGACTCCCGTGATCAAGACAAACATTCTCGTTGTGGCTGCTCCCCATGCCGTTGCCCAAAACTGGAGAAGGGACCCAAGGATTCTGCAGGAGTACCCACTGGTTCTGCCCGCACGTCAGACGTTTTTCCGGGATTATATCGACAGTGTCCTGACCAGATTGTCATTGAAAGTCAATGTTTCTCTCGAAACGCATGAAGCCACTTTGATTCGCAAGGTTCTTCTCTCCGGCATGGGAATCGGAATCCTCCCTGCCTCCTCCATTCGGGAAGAGCTTGACCGAGGTATCCTGACAGGCTTGTCCGTCCCCGAATTTTCCAGCGGATCCATTTTAGGGATCCTGAC from Leptospirillum ferriphilum harbors:
- a CDS encoding TolC family protein; amino-acid sequence: MKVFPFILVLLVNSLFFMILSSGTATPDPLSTLAVSSGSEDSSSQIVGKEEPSGGYVLTLPNALSIALRSQPQLGAAKAGVTSAKAGIGIAQSQYYPTLAGSSAYTRETGNFGPQPGFPFTIPESPVSYDFYQASLTLTQTLFAFGRRSSQVAQNRALYKASHQGAAKTVTDVIFGVEKAYFSVLKDQELLDVDRLTLADYRLQLRVAQARYNDGVANAYDVLNARVNLSNMVLTQVQDKNQFHVDELALNRAMGVIGHSPYRVAPYHPELSIPYTPEQVVAIAISHRPDLKQLDQQTIAQKQAVRFNQAQFMPTVQTVGAYSLDSEFFPLVYNWSVATTVTIPIFNGFLNVQQVRQSRAQLKQVRFQREDLRQGVIQSVLSDLFTLKTAEQKIRDAQTLVEQAMQNLDLTETQFRVGTGTTVAVTQTERDLAKARSDLVQAQADFAISLAQLKRDMGINYDFDHNSLPTGGLP
- a CDS encoding LysR family transcriptional regulator, which codes for MTLSQIQTFIVVSQTLNFTLAAQELGITQPAISTQIQLLEEELKTKLFNRVGRRVYLSQSGLLFLEHARQVLEKVASTTEAVTRFRPVIKTDPLNLGIGFGTGFKDDGPFLNYLRGTYKNATVQSHQALDTDLVQGLEDRSIDIAITQIPDESSHLDVWSDKFELTPVIKTNILVVAAPHAVAQNWRRDPRILQEYPLVLPARQTFFRDYIDSVLTRLSLKVNVSLETHEATLIRKVLLSGMGIGILPASSIREELDRGILTGLSVPEFSSGSILGILTRKDDIAVIPSPIQLGVRIFTSGWVRLSPGLS